The Mariluticola halotolerans nucleotide sequence AAAGGAATCCCTTCAGCCTGCCGCTACGGCATACGCCATCAACTGATCGGCGGGCAAAGGATATCGCTTCCGATCCCATGTGCGTGAGGCACATGGGCGGATTTCGACACGTAAAAGACGATCAACAGGAGAGACGTCGATGTTGAAGAAACTGCTTCTTGGTACGGTTGCTGTCATTGCAATCGCCGGCCATGCCTATGCTCAGGACCGCGCGGAATTCCGCGTTGGCATCCTTGGTGGCGAGAACGAAGCTGACCGCCTGCGCAATTTCGAATGCCTTGTTGACCACCTCAAGGAAGACATGGGTTTTGAGAAGGTTTCGCTGTTCCCGGCTGCCGATTATGACGGCGTGATCCAGGGCCTGCTTGGCGGCACACTTGATTATGCCGAACTCGGCGCTTCGGGCTATGCCAAGACTTATCTGGAAAACCCCGATGCGGTTGAGCCGATCCTGACCACGGTCCAGACCGATGGTTCCACCGGCTATTATTCGATCATGGTGGCCCGCAAGGATAGCGGCATGACCAAGATTGAAGACATGAAGGGCAAGAAGCTCGGCTTTGCCGACCCGGATTCCACTTCCGGCTTTCTCGTGCCCAATGTGACCCTGCCTGACGCCATTGGCGCACCGGTTGATGAATTCTTCTCCGAAACCGGTTTCGGCGGCGGTCATGAAAACCTCGTGCTTGAAGTTGTCAAAGGCACGTTTGATGCCGGCACCACATGGGGTTCGGGCGTTGGCGATTTCGCTGATGGCTATACCTCGGGCAACCTCAACAAGATGGTCGAGAAGGGCATTCTCGACATGGACGATCTGGTTGAACTGTGGAAGTCGCCATTGATCCCGAACGGTCCGATTGTTGTGCGTACCACGCTCGACCAGGAAACAAAGGATGCGTTCAAGGCCATGATGATGGCGATGCCTGCGAACGATCCGGCTTGCTTCGCGGCCATTCAGGGTGGCGACTATGAGGGTCTGACGGAAGTCAATGTCGACTTCTATCAGCCGATCATCGCAGCCCGTAAATCGCTTATTGGCGGTTAGGTTTAACCGATGACTTGAACATGCCCGTCCGTGCGCGCCGGGCATGTTCATATCCTCCCCACAGGTGGACACGGATATGCAGGCAGCTCTCACTCCCGGTGCCGAGACGCGGATCAGGGCCGTTGAGGCGCATTGGCGCCAACTGGCTGGACAGCGCCGGTTCTACACCATTCTCAGCATCGTGCTGCTTGTGATGGCGACAGCAGGTTCCCTCTGGTTTGCCAATGAGAGCAATGCGGGCAAGTTTTTTGACCGCCTGCCGTATTTCTTCGATTTTTTCAAAGACATGGCGCCGCGCGATGGCTGGGAAGTCTGGCGCGCCTTGTTTGATCTTGAGAGCCCTTATTATGACGGGTCGTTCAAGTACGATTATACCGAGGGAAGGGTGCCATTGTTTGGCGGTCTTTATCTTCCCGAATACATGTTCAAGATGATCGAGACGCTGAACATTGCCATTGTTTCAACGCTTGTTGGCTTCGGACTTGGATTTGTGTTCTGCTTTCTGGCGGCTTCCAACATCACCACGCGGCGTTGGTTGCGGTTCTTTGTGCGGCGCTTTCTCGAAATTTTGCGTGCCTTCCCCGAAATCGTGATTGCCGGGTTTTTTCTCGCCGTTTTCAGCCTCGGCGCCATTCCGGCCATTCTGGCGGTTGCCATTCATACGGTCGGCGCGCTGGGCAAAATGTTTTTTGAAGTTGTCGAGAATGCTGACATGAAGCCGGATGAGGGCTTGCAGGCGGTTGGCGCGAACTGGCTTGAGCGTGTCTGGTTCGGCATTGTGCCGCAGGTCATGCCGAACTTCATTTCATACGGATTGTTGCGCTTTGAGATCAATGTGCGCGCCTCGACGATTATCGGCGCGGTTGGTGGCGGCGGCATTGGCGAAGTTCTGCGCCTGTCGATCAGCCGCGGGCATGAGGCCAAGACGCTGGCGATCATCCTGTTGTTGTTCACAACGATTGTTTTGGTCGATCAGCTTTCGGCCTGGTTAAGGCGCAAGCTGGTCGGCGATCAGGCCTTTCAGATGGTGGGAGCAGGTTAATGTCTGTCAGCGCAGCCGATGTGGCAATTATCCAGAACCGTTATCCTGAAGTCTTCAAAACCAGCCGGTTGAAACGCTTCAGCCCTCTGATCGCTATCGT carries:
- the phnD gene encoding phosphonate ABC transporter substrate-binding protein, whose product is MLKKLLLGTVAVIAIAGHAYAQDRAEFRVGILGGENEADRLRNFECLVDHLKEDMGFEKVSLFPAADYDGVIQGLLGGTLDYAELGASGYAKTYLENPDAVEPILTTVQTDGSTGYYSIMVARKDSGMTKIEDMKGKKLGFADPDSTSGFLVPNVTLPDAIGAPVDEFFSETGFGGGHENLVLEVVKGTFDAGTTWGSGVGDFADGYTSGNLNKMVEKGILDMDDLVELWKSPLIPNGPIVVRTTLDQETKDAFKAMMMAMPANDPACFAAIQGGDYEGLTEVNVDFYQPIIAARKSLIGG
- the phnE gene encoding phosphonate ABC transporter, permease protein PhnE is translated as MQAALTPGAETRIRAVEAHWRQLAGQRRFYTILSIVLLVMATAGSLWFANESNAGKFFDRLPYFFDFFKDMAPRDGWEVWRALFDLESPYYDGSFKYDYTEGRVPLFGGLYLPEYMFKMIETLNIAIVSTLVGFGLGFVFCFLAASNITTRRWLRFFVRRFLEILRAFPEIVIAGFFLAVFSLGAIPAILAVAIHTVGALGKMFFEVVENADMKPDEGLQAVGANWLERVWFGIVPQVMPNFISYGLLRFEINVRASTIIGAVGGGGIGEVLRLSISRGHEAKTLAIILLLFTTIVLVDQLSAWLRRKLVGDQAFQMVGAG